A single Pseudochaenichthys georgianus chromosome 10, fPseGeo1.2, whole genome shotgun sequence DNA region contains:
- the LOC117454154 gene encoding protocadherin alpha-C2-like isoform X1 has product MAVTARCCYSVNENVPFSLYFVIFILSSLTNAQIRYSIPEELENGALVGDIVRDLGLDLSKLSTRRVRITSDSGRRYFTINHKTGKLVVSDRIDRETVCEFSGTCSRNLEVVLENPLEVHNVEVDILDVNDNAPQFPRDEYQLEVSESALTGSRFRIEGAQDADDGSNSVKQYRLSPNDHLTLDSIKPFSNNKHIEFIIKKPFDREQKPSHQLILTAMDGGTPQRTGTAKINVRILDANDNVPAFDISVYKVKLYENSPKGALVIKLNATDPDEGSNGEVFYSFSSYTPERVRQMFSMDTETGEIRVKNNIDYEETNSYEMYIQAMDKGPAAVAVHCKVVVEVLDVNDNIPQIILSSLSSPVREDARADTVVALISVNDRDSGKNKQVFLDIMPNLPFRIKSLRNHYTIVTSAFLDRETISSYNVTVNAVDGGTPALSSQMTFKVAIADVNDNPPRFEQTSYTVYITENNAPGAPLCVVKATDADAAENARITYTVLNDNNHGIPVASYISIKPAKGEAYALRAFDFEKLREFHFQVKAQDNGVPPLSRVATVYVYIMDQNDHVPRIVYPPSNGSRSTETLMKNAEAGVLVTKVTAWDGDAGQNAWLLYAIEQTHTDVDLFKVHEYTGEIRTTRRVIEDNSTSFILTVRVHDNGLPPLSSTATIHVHVMELPPKLTPDPKRIIRPNSPLMFSNVTLYLIIALCATTFVFLVTIFVLAIVRCHAYCTQHGSCSPCCVSKKSVPEGGTAAGAGGGGGGRAARGGGAGGGGQPNDNVAMRRDLKGEPHYIEVRGNGSLTNTYCYKTCMTATSGSDTFMFYNTGRPHSSTWGSGYVTSHSGQSQLIVRRLSMPDATVQPRVQSADWRYSASLRAGGMMQSSVHMEESAVMQGAQGVLVQNWPTASSAADAEGGEVSPPMGAGVDSNSWHFRYGPPGCPGGPPQHLKPGDVPPEAFIIPGSPAIISIRQNQGGEDDKSDFITFGKKEEAKKKKKKKKEKKDKKDKGKDDDE; this is encoded by the exons ATGGCTGTGACGGCACGATGCTGTTACAGTGTAAATGAGAATGTGCCTTTTtctttatattttgttattttcatactGAGTAGCCTTACAAATGCACAAATTCGATACTCCATTCCGGAGGAGCTGGAAAACGGGGCATTGGTCGGTGACATTGTCCGGGATTTGGGTTTGGACCTGAGCAAACTTTCCACGCGACGCGTCAGAATCACTTCTGACAGTGGACGGAGATATTTCACCATAAATCACAAAACAGGGAAGCTGGTTGTGAGTGACCGTATTGACCGAGAGACAGTTTGTGAATTCAGTGGCACCTGTTCACGCAACCTTGAGGTGGTATTAGAGAATCCACTGGAGGTGCACAACGTGGAGGTGGACATTTTAGACGTAAACGATAACGCGCCACAATTCCCTCGAGATGAATATCAGCTCGAGGTGTCCGAGTCCGCTCTCACCGGTTCGCGCTTTCGCATAGAGGGAGCTCAGGATGCAGATGATGGTTCCAACTCTGTGAAGCAGTACCGCCTCAGCCCAAACGACCACCTCACTCTGGACTCTATTAAGCCCTTTTCAAATAATAAGCACATCGAGTTTATAATTAAAAAGCCCTTTGACCGCGAGCAGAAACCCTCTCATCAGTTAATCCTGACAGCAATGGATGGAGGCACCCCACAGAGAACTGGCACTGCCAAAATCAATGTACGTATACTTGATGCCAATGACAATGTACCTGCGTTTGACATCTCTGTGTACAAAGTAAAATTGTACGAAAACTCTCCAAAGGGTGCACTTGTGAtcaagttaaatgcaacagacCCTGATGAGGGCTCAAATGGGGAAGTGTTTTATTCCTTCAGCAGTTACACACCAGAAAGAGTCAGACAGATGTTTTCCATGGAcacagaaacaggtgaaattagGGTGAAAAACAACATAGACTATGAAGAGACAAACTCTTATGAAATGTACATACAGGCTATGGACAAGGGGCCAGCTGCTGTGGCAGTTCACTGTAAAGTAGTCGTAGAAGTTTTGGATGTCAATGACAACATTCCTCAGATTATACTGTCTTCACTCTCCAGTCCTGTACGTGAGGATGCCCGGGCTGACACAGTTGTAGCATTGATCAGTGTGAATGATCGTGACTCTGgaaaaaataaacaagttttCCTTGATATCATGCCCAATCTGCCTTTTAGAATCAAGTCTCTCCGGAACCACTATACTATTGTTACCTCTGCTTTCCTTGACCGGGAAACCATCTCATCCTACAATGTCACTGTCAATGCTGTGGATGGAGGCACCCCAGCCCTATCATCTCAAATGACCTTTAAGGTTGCTATTGCAGACGTGAATGACAACCCGCCtcgttttgaacagacatcctaTACCGTTTATATTACAGAGAACAATGCTCCCGGTGCACCTTTGTGTGTTGTTAAAGCCACAGATGCTGATGCTGCTGAAAATGCACGCATCACCTATACTGTCCTGAATGACAACAACCATGGCATCCCTGTAGCCAGCTACATCAGCATCAAACCTGCCAAAGGTGAAGCCTATGCCCTGCGAGCCTTCGATTTTGAGAAGTTGAGAGAGTTTCACTTTCAGGTTAAAGCCCAGGACAATGGTGTGCCTCCCCTAAGCCGTGTGGCCACTGTGTATGTTTACATTATGGATCAGAATGACCATGTGCCCAGGATAGTCTACCCACCTTCCAATGGCAGCCGCTCCACAGAAACGCTGATGAAAAACGCTGAAGCAGGAGTGTTGGTTACCAAGGTGACAGCGTGGGATGGTGACGCCGGGCAGAATGCTTGGCTGCTCTATGCCAttgagcagacacacacagacgttGACCTGTTCAAGGTGCATGAGTACACCGGCGAGATACGCACCACAAGGCGGGTCATTGAGGACAACTCCACCTCCTTCATCTTGACAGTGCGAGTACATGATAATGGTTTACCGCCACTCTCCTCCACAGCCACCATCCATGTGCACGTGATGGAGCTTCCTCCAAAgttgacccctgaccctaaGCGTATCATCCGACCGAACAGCCCCCTGATGTTTTCCAACGTCACCCTCTACCTCATCATTGCTCTTTGTGCAACAACTTTTGTGTTCCTGGTCACCATCTTTGTGCTGGCCATTGTGCGTTGCCATGCGTACTGCACCCAGCATGGCTCCTGCTCCCCATGTTGTGTATCCAAGAAAAGTGTTCCAGAGGGTGGCACCGCAGCAGGTGCTggtgggggaggaggaggaagagctgcACGTGGAGGTGGTGCTGGTGGCGGAGGGCAACCAAACGACAATGTGGCCATGCGACGTGACCTCAAAGGGGAACCGCATTATATTGAAGTGCGGGGAAATGGGTCTTTAACTAACACATACTGTTACAAGACATGTATGACAGCCACGTCAGGAAGCGACACATTTATGTTCTACAACACGGGACGGCCACACAGTAGCACCTGGGGCTCGGGCTACGTCACCAGCCACAGCGGACAGAGCCAGTTAATTGTACGGCGACTCAGTATGCCAGATGCAactgttcag CCCAGAGTGCAGAGTGCCGACTGGAGATATTCAGCCTCACTGAGAGCAGGCGGTATGATGCAGAG CTCAGTGCACATGGAAGAGTCCGCAGTAATGCAAGGAGCCCAGGGTGTCCTGGTTCAGAACTGGCCCACTGCGTCTAGCGCTGCCG ATGCTGAAGGGGGAGAAGTTTCCCCCCCAATGGGCGCTGGCGTAGACAGCAACAGCTGGCACTTTCGCTATGGCCCCCCCGGCTGTCCTGGTGGACCCCCGCAGCACCTGAAACCTGGCGATGTTCCCCCAGAAGCCTTCATCATCCCTGGCTCGCCCGCCATTATATCCATCAGACAGAACCAGGGAGGAGAGGACGACAAGAGCGATTTCATCACCTTTGGAAAGAAAGAGGAggccaagaagaagaagaagaagaagaaggagaagaaagaCAAGAAGGATAAGGGGAAGGATGATGATGAGTAG